Proteins encoded together in one Macadamia integrifolia cultivar HAES 741 chromosome 8, SCU_Mint_v3, whole genome shotgun sequence window:
- the LOC122087048 gene encoding RGG repeats nuclear RNA binding protein A-like — protein MASANPFDLLGDDDNDDPSQLIAAQQQKVVAPKKALAPTQATAQQQQPKQAKLPSKPLPPTQAVRDAKNEAARGGSRGGRGYGRGRGGFSRDREVVDNENAYNNNGVSGGYNAPEEGDAGKPTERRSYGGPGGPRGASRGGRRGGFSNGELGDGERPRRVFERRSGTGRGNEIKREGSGRGNWGTSTDELVQDTEEGANTTEKNMSSEKPGEEEADASKENPVNEPEEKEPEEKEMTLDEYEKLLEEKRKALQALKAEERKVDVDKELKAMQQLSNKKGNDDIFIKLGSDKDKKKEIADKEEKAKKSLSINEFLKPAEGERYYSPGGRRGGRGGRGRGGYSGGSMTNNVMAPSIEDPGQFPTLGVK, from the exons ATGGCATCCGCGAACCCATTTGATCTGTTGGGTGACGATGACAACGATGACCCATCGCAGTTGATCGCTGCCCAGCAGCAGAAGGTCGTGGCACCGAAGAAAGCTCTAGCTCCTACCCAGGCCACAGCTCAACAGCAGCAGCCTAAGCAAGCTAAGCTTCCATCCAAGCCTCTCCCCCCTACTCAGGCTG TGAGGGATGCTAAGAATGAAGCTGCTCGTGGAGGGAGCCGTGGTGGACGCGGTTATGGGCGTGGACGGGGTGGATTTAGTCGAGACCGAGAAGTGGTCGACAATGAAAATGCATATAACAACAATGGAGTCTCTGGTGGGTACAATGCCCCTGAAGAAGGAGATGCTGGGAAACCCACTGAAAGGCGTAGTTATGGTGGACCGGGTGGACCGCGTGGTGCTTCCCGGGGTGGCCGCAGAGGTGGTTTCAGCAATGGAGAGTTGGGTGATGGGGAGCGTCCTAGAAGGGTATTTGAACGACGTAGTGGGACTGGACGTGG AAATGAAATCAAACGTGAGGGATCTGGTCGTGGGAATTGGGGAACTTCAACTGACGAACTTGTTCA GGACACTGAGGAAGGTGCCAACACTACTGAAAAGAACATGAGCAGTGAGAAACCAGGAGAGGAAGAGGCAGATGCCAGCAAGGAGAATCCCGTGAATGAGCCAGAAGAGAAGGAACCTGAAGAGAAG GAGATGACTCTTGATGAGTATGAGAAGCTActggaagaaaaaaggaaggctTTGCAAGCACTGAAGGCTGAGGAAAGGAAGGTTGATGTGGACAAAGAGCTTAAAGCCATGcaacagctttccaacaagAAGGGCAATGATGATATCTTTATTAAACTG GGTTCTGACAAggataagaagaaagagattgcTGACAAGGAAGAGAAAGCTAAGAAG TCTCTCAGCATCAATGAGTTCCTAAAGCCTGCGGAAGGTGAGAGGTACTACAGTCCTGGAGGACGGAGGGGTGGCCGCGGAGGTCGTGGTAGGGGAGGTTACAGTGGAGGCAGCATGACGAACAATGTGATGGCCCCTTCCATTGAAGATCCTGGGCAGTTCCCAACCTTAGGTGTCAA GTGA